Part of the Deltaproteobacteria bacterium genome is shown below.
AAAAAACGCGTTGAACCGATTGTTCCGGCACGCGATTGTTCGACGGCTCTTAAACCTCCTGAAGCTCCTTTGATGTCGCCAATGGAAAGACCTGCTTTTACAGCGGCGGCTTCGACGGCTCGCAATCCACCCGCACTAGGCTGATAGGAGGCTAAGGCTCTGACAAAAACCTCAAAATCTCTCGATTCAACTTTTGGTGGTGCCATAATAAACCCCTTTCGCCCTCAAAGTTGCAAATCCTTTGCCAAAAATGCTATCCGTGTAAAAATTATATCCACATGAAATCATTAGCTATTTTAACGACATCTCCATCCCTTTTAAGGATTGGGTCATCTTTTTGATGACTCCAAACCCCGAAAAAGGCATAAACGCCCTCCACCTATTATTATTATCGGCAAATTTTTGGAAAAGTTGCTTATGGCAAAAGGTATCTACGACCGGAAAGATCGCTACTATCAAAAGGCCAAAAAAGAGGGGCTGGCAAGTCGTGCCGCCTATAAACTGACCGAAATTCAGTCCAAGTACAAAATCATCCGATCTGGAAGTAAGGTGCTGGATGTTGGTTGCGCTCCCGGGGGTTGGCTTCAAAGTCTTTCTAAAATGGTGGGACCAAAAGGTCTGCTGGTTGGCATCGACCAGCTTCCTTTAAAAATCCAGACGTCTCCCAACACCGTTTTTCTTCAGAAAAATATCGAAGAGGAAGGACTGGCTTTGGAGTTCCAAAAAATTCTGGCGGGAGCTGATTTTTTTGATGTGATCGTTTCTGATATTTCACCCGATTTATCCGGCATTCCGTTTCGGGATATTTATAATTCCTATGAACTTTCTTTGAAAGTCTGGAAATTGGCGAACCAATTTTTAAAAAAGGGCGGAAATTTTGTAAGCAAAATATTTCCCGGAGAAGAGACAAATAAATTAAAAGTCGAGATCAAAAAAAATTTCAAACGCTTTGTGACATTTATTCCTGAAGCCACACGAAAAACATCCAATGAAGTTTATTTAATCGGCCTTGGCT
Proteins encoded:
- a CDS encoding RlmE family RNA methyltransferase, coding for MAKGIYDRKDRYYQKAKKEGLASRAAYKLTEIQSKYKIIRSGSKVLDVGCAPGGWLQSLSKMVGPKGLLVGIDQLPLKIQTSPNTVFLQKNIEEEGLALEFQKILAGADFFDVIVSDISPDLSGIPFRDIYNSYELSLKVWKLANQFLKKGGNFVSKIFPGEETNKLKVEIKKNFKRFVTFIPEATRKTSNEVYLIGLGYSTPQIR